The segment agtagaggttccatagtgtgaccgctcttacagtagaggctccatagtgtgactgctcttacagtagaggctccatagtgtgactcatcttacagtagaggttccatagtgtgactgatcttacagtagaggctccatagtgtgactgctcttacagtagaggctccatagtgtgactcatcttacagtagaggctccatagtgtgactcatcttacagtagaggctccatagtgtgactgctcttacagtagaggctccatagtgtgactgctcttacagtagaggctccatagtgtgactcatcttacagtagaggttccatagtgtgactcatcttacagtagaggttccatagtgtgactgatcttacagtagaggctccatagtgtgactgctcttacagtagaggctccatagtgtgaccgctcttacagtagaggctccatagtgtgaccgctcttacagtagaggttccatagtgtgaccgctcttacagtagaggttccatagtgtgaccgctcttacagtagaggctccatagtgtgtctgatcttacagtagaggctccatagtgtgactgctcttacagtagaggttccatagtgtgactcatcttacagtagaggttccatagtgtgactcatcttacagtagaggttccatagtgtgaccgctcttacagtagaggctccatagtgtgtctgatcttacagtagaggttccatagtgtgaccgctcttacagtagaggttccatagtgtgactgatcttacagtagaggctccatagtgtgaccgatcttacagtagaggttccatagtgtgaccgatcttacagtagaggttccatagtgtgactgctcttacagtagaggttccatagtgtgactgatcttacagtagaggttccatagtgtgactgatcttacagtagaggttccatagtgtgactgatcttacagtagaggttccatagtgtgactgatcttacagtagaggttccatagtgtgactgatcttacagtagaggttccatagtgtgaccgctcttacagtagaggctccatagtgtgaccgctcttacagtagaggttccatagtgtgaccgctcttacagtagaggttccatagtgtgaccgctcttacagtagaggctccatagtgtgaccgctcttacagtagaggctccatagtgtgaccgctcttacagtagaggctccatagtgtgaccgctcttacagtagaggctccatagtgtgaccgctcttacagtagaggttccatagtgtgactgctcttacagtagaggctccatagtgtgactgctcttacagtagaggctccatagtgtgactgctcttacagtagaggttccatagtgtggccgattttacagtagaggctccatagtgtgtctgatcttacagtagaggttccatagtgtgaccgctcttacagtagaggttccatagtgtgaccgatcttacagtagaggttccatagtgtgactgatcttacagtagaggttccatagtgtgactgatcttacagtagaggttccatagtgtgactgctcttacagtagaggctccatagtgtgactgatcttacagtagaggctccatagtgtgactgctcttacagtagaggttccatagtgtgactgatcttacagtagaggttccatagtgtgaccgctcttacagtagaggctccatagtgtgaccgctcttacagtagagggtccatagtgtgactgctcttacagtagaggctccatagtgtgaccgctcttacagtagaggctccatagtgtgaccgctcttacagtagaggctccatagtgtgaccgctcttacagtagaggttccatagtgtggccgattttacagtagaggctccatagtgtgactgctcttacagtagaggttccatagtgtgactgctcttacagtagaggttccatagtgtgactgatcttacagtagaggttccatagtgtgactgatcttacagtagaggttccatagtgtgactgctcttacagtagagggtccatagtgtgactgatcttacagtagagggtccatagtgtgactgatcttacagtagaggttccatagtgtgactgatcttacagtagaggttccatagtgtgactgctcttacagtagaggttccatagtgtgactgctcttacagtagaggctccatagtgtgactgatcttacagtagagggtccatagtgtgactgatcttacagtagaggttccatagtgtgactgctcttacagtagaggctccatagtgtgactgctcttacagtagaggctccatagtgtgactgctcttacagtagaggctccatagtgtgactcatcttacagtagaggttccatagtgtgactcatcttacagtagaggttccatagtgtgactgatcttacagtagaggctccatagtgtgactgctcttacagtagaggctccatagtgtgaccgctcttacagtagaggctccatagtgtgaccgctcttacagtagaggttccatagtgtgaccgctcttacagtagaggttccatagtgtgaccgctcttacagtagaggctccatagtgtgtctgatcttacagtagaggctccatagtgtgactgctcttacagtagaggttccatagtgtgactcatcttacagtagaggttccatagtgtgactcatcttacagtagaggttccatagtgtgaccgctcttacagtagaggctccatagtgtgtctgatcttacagtagaggttccatagtgtgaccgctcttacagtagaggttccatagtgtgactgatcttacagtagaggctccatagtgtgaccgatcttacagtagaggttccatagtgtgaccgatcttacagtagaggttccatagtgtgactgctcttacagtagaggttccatagtgtgactgatcttacagtagaggttccatagtgtgactgatcttacagtagaggttccatagtgtgactgatcttacagtagaggttccatagtgtgactgatcttacagtagaggttccatagtgtgactgatcttacagtagaggttccatagtgtgactgctcttacagtagaggctccatagtgtgaccgctcttacagtagaggttccatagtgtgaccgctcttacagtagaggttccatagtgtgaccgctcttacagtagaggctccatagtgtgaccgctcttacagtagaggctccatagtgtgaccgctcttacagtagaggctccatagtgtgaccgctcttacagtagaggctccatagtgtgaccgctcttacagtagaggttccatagtgtgactgctcttacagtagaggctccatagtgtgactgctcttacagtagaggctccatagtgtgactgctcttacagtagaggttccatagtgtggccgattttacagtagaggctccatagtgtgtctgatcttacagtagaggttccatagtgtgaccgctcttacagtagaggttccatagtgtgaccgatcttacagtagaggttccatagtgtgactgatcttacagtagaggttccatagtgtgactgatcttacagtagaggttccatagtgtgactgctcttacagtagaggctccatagtgtgactgatcttacagtagaggctccatagtgtgactgctcttacagtagaggttccatagtgtgactgatcttacagtagaggttccatagtgtgaccgctcttacagtagaggctccatagtgtgaccgctcttacagtagagggtccatagtgtgaccgctcttacagtagaggctccatagtgtggccgattttacagtagaggctccatagtgtgactgctcttacagtagaggttccatagtgtgactgctcttacagtagaggttccatagtgtgactgatcttacagtagaggttccatagtgtgactgctcttacagtagagggtccatagtgtgactgatcttacagtagagggtccatagtgtgactgatcttacagtagaggttccatagtgtgactgatcttacagtagaggttccatagtgtgactgctcttacagtagaggttccatagtgtgactgctcttacagtagaggctccatagtgtgactgatcttacagtagagggtccatagtgtgactgatcttacagtagaggttccatagtgtgactgctcttacagtagaggttccatagtgtgactgctcttacagtagaggctccatagtgtgactgctcttacagtagaggttccatagtgtgactgctcttacagtagaggctccatagtgtgactgctcttacagtagaggttccatagtgtgactgctcttacagtagaggctccatagtgtgactgctcttacagtagaggttccatagtgtgaccgctcttacagtagaggttccatagtgtgactgctcttacagtagaggttccatagtgtgaccgctcttacagtagaggttccatagtgtgactgatcttacagtagaggttccatagtgtgactgatcttacagtagaggttccatagtgtgactgatcttacagtagaggctccatagtgtgactgatcttacagtagaggttccatagtgtgactgctcttacagtagaggctccatagtgtgactgatcttacagtagaggttccatagtgtgactgctcttacagtagaggttccatagtgtgactgctcttacagtagaggctccatagtgtgactgctcttacagtagaggttccatagtgtgactgctcttacagtagaggctccatagtgtgactgctcttacagtagaggttccatagtgtgaccgctcttacagtagaggttccatagtgtgactgctcttacagtagaggttccatagtgtgaccgctcttacagtagaggttccatagtgtgactgctcttacagtagaggctccatagtgtgactgctcttacagtagaggttccatagtgtgactgctcttacagtagaggctccatagtgtgacaggACAGGTCCCTCATCTCATGCTGATCAGGAGTTTTGTTTTCCGGGAGGGTCTCACTGAGAAGTGTTTTAGAAAACCTTCAATTGTTTACCCACAATGGAGCGTTGAGGCCGATCATTTCTGGGTTCACTTTTTGACCCCCGCTGTgacaccacaccccccccccccccccccctctgtgacTATTGGCACTACATTTGCTACAGACTCCGTGTAGGGAGATTTCCCGTCTAATACATTGGGAGAGATTTATTATGGGACTTGAAGTGGACCCTGCTTAGCACAGAGGAAAGGGGGGTCCACCCCGCACAGagggggaccccccccccccatcaccacGCCAGCCGCACAGAGCCCCCTCCATCACGTTCCAGCCGCGCAGAGCCCCCCCCCCATCACGCTGCAGCTGGCAGTTTCTCATCCTGGACATGTGACTAGTCCTGCTACCACAGCTGGGTGACTGGTGTCTATAGACCTCCCTTAGCTCCACGAGATCAGGGCTTTGTGTATAGGGTGGGGGCAGCGTCTGAACGTTTCCTATAATGACAGGGGCTGTGAAGTTTAACCACCCCCTGACTGGGGACGAGTGCGCCCGCCTGATGGCCTCTCTGGCTCAGTGTTCTCTACCGTTCCAGTGTGCGCACGGCCGCCCGTCAATCCTGCCCCTCGCAGACCTGCAGCACATGGATCCTGAGGCAAGTACCCTACATAGTGACCCGGTCTGTACCAACGAGGGGGGAAGCCAGGGGTATTCACATTTCCTAATAACTCTCTCTCCAGGTTCCTCCACCACTGAACCTGAGACGTCTGAGACAACGGCACCGAACCTGGCAGCTGTATGAGAAGGACTGTACACGGAGCGGCAGCCATGAAGCGGTGTAAACAGAGCGGAGACAGTGGTGGTGCAGCGCGTCATGTGTTTATTGTGCGGTCACAGGTCGTGGTCAGCGGGATGGTAGAGCTCACTCATCAGCCGGTAGATATAAGACGGCGCGTTCCCTCCGATGTTAGATATGAAGAGCGTGATGAGCTCCGCCGGAACATAATCGAATATGGGGCAGTGCGCGCTGACCTCCGCCAGAATCTCCCCTGCCGGGAAAAATGAGACTGTACATACAACCCCGCACAGACGTCACCCCAAATCTACTCCCGCCGCACAGACGTCACCCCAAATCTACTCACCCTCGGAGAACGGAAGAATTTCCTGCGGAGACACAAACTTGTGGAACGAGTCTTCTTCATTAGGAAACTGCGGAGAGAGAGAAACCTTGTGGATCAGAGACTTGCCCTGCCCCGGCGCTGCACCACACAGGGGGACACGGGGGCCGGTACCTGCGGGGACAGCTTAAACATGGGGGCGCACACGATGAGCGGCGTGGAGTGATGCTTCGCGGCCAGGGCCAGGGTGTGCGTCCCGGAGACCGCCCGCAGCGAGCCGTTGGCCAGGATGGTCTTTGTTCCGATGATGACCTGTAAAGGAACACAACACATCAGTGTCCACCAACCCACGAGACACAGACGAGCTGGGAGCCACTTCCTGCATCACCCACCTTATTCACACGCGACATGACCGCAAAGATGGCGGCGTCTGTGATCACCGTGGTCTCTATTCCTGCCCGGGATAAGCTGACCGCCATATCATGGCCCTGGAAGTACAAGAACTCAGTCAAGATTAGCAGCCCTCCCCCCCCGGTGCAGGTCCCACGTGAAGTGACAGTTACCTGACAGAAGGGGGCGCACTCTGCCACAATGACGTGGAACTTGCGCTTCTGGGCGGCCGCTTCCAGGAAGAGTTGTACGGTCCGTGAGCCCCGATTGTCATGATCACCTCATTGGAGTGAATGTGCTCTTTGGCCTGAGCTGCGATATTGTCCGTCGTGCCCTCTGTCCCGGAAACAATACAGAGTCAGTACAGAAGGCGAGCGCCAATGTGTCCGAAACCTCTCCAGCCGGAGGCCTCGTGCGGAGCGGCAACCGGGAGGACAACATTTATTCACAGACGAATCCACCAGAAAACGGAGGCTGATCCACCGGACGTCGTAATACAGAGGACATTGTGCGCCACCCGCAGAACCATCGGGACCTTACGCGCCACCCGCAGCCACGGGGCTGAGGGGATAATCACACGTGGCACTTGCTGCAGAAATATCTGCGACCTTCTAACTCGTCTGAATTGAACAGAAATCCCGACAACTACCGAAGAACCAGCCCGGTATGAACGCAATAGATCTACACCCGCCGCCTGTGATTACACCCGCCGCCTGTGATTACACCCGCCGCCTGTGATTACACCCGCCGCCTGTGATTACACCCGCCGCCTGTGATTACACCCGCAGGGACCAGCCGCACGCTGAGGCGCAGGGAGAGCAGCATTTTTGAAAAATGAATCCAAAAACCGCATGAATTTTCAGAGATCTGGTGCGTTTTTCAATGCAGTCACAGTAAAACACGCGCCTGAACCGCAGCGTGTGAATGGACCACATCAGCGGCCACGGGAGCCACGATCCAGCCGCTGCCGCAAATAATTACCCAGCTCAATCAGCAGCTCGTTCACCGCCTCGATCACGTTGGCCTTCAGCAGCGGCAGCGGGGTgtggaagtcgtcatgaagtccctCGGCGGTCACCAGCTTGTGGAGAGATTCCTGCTGATCGTTCTCCTCGCTGCACCCGCGGAGCCTGCACAGAGCACAGGAGTCAGGAGCGCAGACACTAAAGCCGTCTCACGCTGCGGACTTCTCGTGACAGACACCTGATACCTGCGCACAAGTGCATCGGTCGTGTCGGGTTTTTTATTCATGGTCGGATGCCGGCTTGTAACGTTGTTAATCACAGATCCGTTTCCCATCAATAAAAGGCCAAACTACAGATGGAGCAGGATGTGTTTGGTGTCATTGTCCAGAACGACCTCCGCAGACAGAGCGTTTCATACATGAATGGCCAGTGTTACACTAGGtgcagagggggaggggaggtggGCAAAGACTGCCATTGAAAAGGGAAGGACTCCGGTCCCTGCAGTTCTGCCTCACCTGCTGTATTCTTCACGGATCAGCTTCAGCACGCGCCGCACCATGTTCCCCACTGTGGTCTCCGACGGCTGAGCTGCGGTCATTCTCCGGCCCTCTCTGCGGATAACGTCCATTACTTCACCTGGAAGAGAGGACGTCACCGCAATGTACATCATGTCTGGGGGTGCAGTAtacgtgtgtgcgtgtatatactggtacattactatcagtgtatagatatatatacagaacgtgtgtgcgtgcgtgcgtgcgtattactatcagtgtataggggtgttccagttacaacaagttacgccctatccgtagggtaagaggTAACTTGCTGATCAGTCGGTGTGAGATAGTCGGGACCCCCAGTATTTACGAGGACGGGGGTCTCGAGcctttcattctctatggcagcgccggaaatagCTGAACGCACGACTCTGCTTTCTCTGGCGCtcctatagagaatgaatggtGCGGCGCATGAGACCTGCTCCTTGGTTAAAGCGAGGGGCTCGAGACCACCGTCCTTGttaacggtgggggtcccagccgtcagacacccccccccctcccctacaGATAGCGGGAAACTTGTAACCGGAATGTAAAGAACAGACacattattaaaataaaagtctcaatataCGAAATATTCTCAGAATCGCAGCGGCCGCAACAACACGATTATAGcgccaaaaaaatataaaataaaacgttTCGCAATGTAATCATCCTCCACGTGCCGCACAGTAatcgtaattaaccccatcatgtacctcacacattaacccaatgctgTCCATTATGAgggtgagaaacatgatggggtcaaCAGAGGTTGTCGGTCATGTCTGGGGTGCagtgtgtaatatattatatatataggggtgcagtgtgtgtatattatatatataggggtgcagtgtgtgtatattatatatataggggtgcagtgtgtgtatattatatatatatatatatatataggggtgcagtgtgtgtatatatatatatatatatatatataggggtgcagtgtgtaatatattatatatatatataggggtgcagtgtatgtatattatatatatataggggtgcagtgtgtgtatattatattatatataggggtgcagtgtgtgtagattatatatatatatataggggtgcagtgtgtaatatattatatatataggggtgcagtgtgtgtatattatatatatatatatatatatatataggggtgcagtgtgtaatatattatatatatatataggggtgcagtgtgtgtatattatatatatatataggggtgcagtgtgtgtatattatattatatataggggtgcagtgtgtgtagattatatatatataggggtgcagtgtgtaatatattatatatatatataggggtgcagtgtgtgtatattatatatataggggtgcagtgtgtgtatattatatatatatatatatatatatataggggtgcagtgtgtaatatattatatatatataggggtgcagtgtgtgtatattatatatatataggggtgcagtgtgtgtatattatattatatataggggtgcagtgtgtgtagattatatatatatatataggggtgcagtgtgtaatatattatatatatatataggggtgcagtgtgtgtatattatatatatataggggtgaagtgtgtgtatattatatatatataggggtgcagtgtgtgtatattatatatatataggggtgcagtgcgtgtatattatatatatatataggggtgcagtgtgtgtatattatatatatatatatatataggggtgcagtgcgtgtatattatatatataggggtgcagtgtgtgtatattatatatatatataggggtgcagtgtgtaatatattatatatatataggggtgcagtgcgtgtatattatatatatatatatatataggggtgcagtgtgtgtatattatatatatatataggggtgcagtgcgtgtatattttatatatatataggggtgcagtgtgtgtatattatatatatatatatatataggggtgcagtgtgtgtatattatatatatataggggtgcagtgtgtgtgtatattatatatataggggtgcagtgagtgtatattatatatatataggggtgcagtgcgtgtatattatatatatatatatatataggggtgcagtgtgtaatatattatatacataggggtgcagtgcgtgtatattatatatataggggtgcagtgtgtgtatattatatatatatatatatataggggtgcagtgtgtaatatattatatatatataggggtgcagtgtgtgtatattatatatataggggtgcagtgtgtgtatattatatatatataggggtgcagtgtgtgtatattatatatatagggtgcagtgagtgtatattatatatatatatatatataggggtgcagtgcgtgtatattatatatatatatataggggtgcagtgtgtaatatattatatatataggggtgcagtgcgtgtatattatatatataggggtgcagtgtgtgtatattatatatatatatatatataggggtgcagtgtgtaatatattatatatataggggtgcagtgtgtgtatattatatatataggggtgcagtgtgtgtatattatatatatataggggtgcagtgtgtatatattatatatataggggtgcagtgcgtgtatattatatatatatatatatatatatatatataggggtgcagtgtgtaatatattatatatataggggtgcagtgtgtgtataatatatatatatatatatataggggtgcagtgcgtgcatattatatatatatatatataggggtgcagtgcgtgcatattatatatatataggggtgcagtgtgtgtatattatatatatatatatataggggtgcagtgtgtaatatattatatatataggggtgcagtgtgtgtatattatatatataggggtgcagtgtgtgtatattatatatatataggggtgcagtgtgtatatattatatataggggtgcagtgcgtgtatattatatatatatatatatatatatataggggtgcagtgtgtaatatattatatatataggggtgcagtgtgtgtataatatatatatatatatatataggggtgcagtgcgtgcatattatatatatatatataggggtgcagtgcgtgcatattatatatatatataggggtgcagtgtgtgtatattatatatatatatatatatatataggggtggagtgtatattatatatatatataggggtgcagtgtgtgtatattatatatatataggggtgcagtgcgtgtatattatatatatatatatatataggggtgcagtgtgtgtatattatatatatatatatatataggggtgcagtgtgtatattatatatatacaggggtgcagtgtgtgtatattatatatatatatataggggtgcagtgcgtgtatattatatatatataggggtgcagtgcgtgtatattatatatatataggggtgcagtgtgtgtatattatatatatatatataggggtgcagtgtgtatattatatatatacaggggtgcagtgcgtgtatattatatatataggggtgcagtgtgtgtatattatatatatatataggggtgcagtgtgtatattatatatatataggggtgcagtgcgtgtatattatatatatatatatatgggtgcagtgtgtgtatattatatatatatataggggtgcagtgtgtgtatattatatatatataggggtgcagtgcgtgtatattatatatatataggggtgcagtgtgtgtatatatatatatataggggtgcagtgtgtatattatatatatacaggggtgcagtgcgtgtatattatatatataggggtgcagtgcgtgtatattatatatatatatatataggggtgcagtgtgtgtatattatatatatatatatataggggtgcagtgtgtgtatattatatatatataggggtgcagtgtgtgtatattatatatatacaggggtgcagtgcgtgtatattatatatatatatatata is part of the Rhinoderma darwinii isolate aRhiDar2 unplaced genomic scaffold, aRhiDar2.hap1 Scaffold_421, whole genome shotgun sequence genome and harbors:
- the LOC142710029 gene encoding LOW QUALITY PROTEIN: translation initiation factor eIF2B subunit beta-like (The sequence of the model RefSeq protein was modified relative to this genomic sequence to represent the inferred CDS: inserted 1 base in 1 codon); this encodes MDVIRREGRRMTAAQPSETTVGNMVRRVLKLIREEYSRLRGCSEENDQQESLHKLVTAEGLHDDFHTPLPLLKANVIEAVNELLIELEGTTDNIAAQAKEHIHSNEVIMTIGXSRTVQLFLEAAAQKRKFHVIVAECAPFCQGHDMAVSLSRAGIETTVITDAAIFAVMSRVNKVIIGTKTILANGSLRAVSGTHTLALAAKHHSTPLIVCAPMFKLSPQFPNEEDSFHKFVSPQEILPFSEGEILAEVSAHCPIFDYVPAELITLFISNIGGNAPSYIYRLMSELYHPADHDL